The Streptomyces sp. P9-A4 genome contains a region encoding:
- a CDS encoding class E sortase codes for MTTAPPPTAPRAGLALAGAALSVLAALLIGFAANLTVLGHLQHARDQSTAYDELREQLALGTAPVGQLTYDGKPLVPGAPVALIRIPALGLREVVAEGTTSEVLMSGPGHRRDTALPGQAGTSVVMGRRWGYGSPFNDVHRLPDGARIEVTTGQGEAVYEVTGVRHPGDPNPAALGAGQGRLTLMTASGGAYTPEDVVRIDAKLLGTARPSPPRPLRPGWITAAEKPLAGDPDAWPGIFLGAQALLLAALLAVFARRRWGARQAWVTAVPVLVALGVLVSGELTRLLPNLL; via the coding sequence GTGACGACCGCACCGCCACCCACCGCCCCCCGCGCCGGGCTCGCCCTGGCCGGGGCGGCGCTGTCCGTGCTCGCGGCGCTGCTCATCGGCTTCGCCGCCAACCTCACCGTCCTCGGCCACCTCCAGCACGCCCGCGACCAGTCCACCGCCTACGACGAACTGCGCGAGCAACTCGCCCTCGGCACCGCCCCGGTGGGGCAGCTCACCTACGACGGCAAGCCGCTCGTCCCCGGCGCCCCGGTGGCCCTGATCCGCATCCCCGCGCTCGGCCTGCGCGAGGTCGTCGCCGAGGGCACCACCTCCGAGGTCCTGATGTCGGGCCCCGGCCACCGCCGCGACACGGCCCTGCCCGGCCAGGCCGGGACCAGCGTCGTCATGGGCCGCAGATGGGGGTACGGCAGCCCCTTCAACGACGTGCACCGGCTGCCCGACGGCGCCCGCATCGAGGTCACCACAGGACAGGGCGAGGCCGTGTACGAGGTGACCGGCGTCCGCCACCCCGGCGACCCCAACCCGGCGGCCCTCGGCGCCGGCCAGGGACGGCTCACTCTGATGACCGCGAGCGGCGGCGCGTACACCCCCGAGGACGTCGTCCGCATCGACGCCAAGCTGCTCGGCACCGCGCGGCCCAGCCCGCCCCGGCCGCTGCGCCCCGGCTGGATCACGGCGGCCGAGAAGCCCCTCGCGGGCGACCCCGACGCCTGGCCGGGGATCTTCCTCGGCGCGCAGGCGCTGCTCCTCGCCGCCCTGCTCGCCGTGTTCGCCCGCCGCCGCTGGGGCGCCCGGCAGGCCTGGGTCACCGCCGTGCCCGTCCTCGTCGCCCTCGGCGTCCTCGTCTCCGGCGAGCTGACCCGTCTCCTCCCCAACCTCCTCTGA
- a CDS encoding phosphate ABC transporter ATP-binding protein, which translates to MPGTGPAAPSRAAALEAEAVSAWFGDRKVLDRVSLAMPAREVTALIGPSGCGKSTFLRILNRMHELTGTASLAGRVLLDGADIYDRGRRITHARREIGMVFQKPNPFPAMSLYENVLAGLKLGGIRAGKEAKDDLVEECLTKAGLWREVRDRLRQPGGALSGGQQQRLCIARSLAVRPRVLLMDEPCSALDPTSTRRVEETIAELKSEVTVVIVTHNMQQAARVSDSCAFFLAEQGTPGVIVEHGPTETVFGSPVDPRTADYVNGRFG; encoded by the coding sequence GTGCCGGGCACCGGACCGGCGGCCCCGTCCCGGGCCGCCGCCCTCGAAGCCGAGGCCGTCTCCGCCTGGTTCGGCGACCGCAAAGTCCTCGACCGGGTCTCCCTCGCCATGCCCGCCCGCGAGGTCACCGCCCTCATCGGCCCCTCGGGCTGCGGCAAGTCGACCTTCCTGCGCATCCTCAACCGGATGCACGAACTCACCGGCACCGCCTCGCTCGCCGGCCGGGTCCTTCTCGACGGCGCCGACATCTACGACCGGGGCCGCCGCATCACCCACGCCCGCCGCGAGATCGGCATGGTCTTCCAGAAGCCCAACCCGTTCCCCGCCATGTCGCTGTACGAGAACGTCCTCGCCGGCCTGAAACTCGGCGGCATCCGCGCGGGCAAGGAGGCCAAGGACGACCTCGTCGAGGAGTGCCTCACCAAGGCCGGACTCTGGCGCGAGGTGAGGGACCGGCTGCGGCAGCCCGGCGGGGCGCTCTCCGGCGGCCAGCAGCAGCGGCTCTGCATCGCCCGCTCGCTCGCCGTCCGCCCCCGGGTGCTGCTCATGGACGAGCCCTGCTCGGCCCTCGACCCGACCTCCACCCGGCGCGTCGAGGAGACCATCGCCGAGCTGAAGTCCGAGGTCACCGTCGTCATCGTCACCCACAACATGCAGCAGGCGGCCCGGGTCTCCGACTCCTGCGCCTTCTTCCTCGCCGAACAGGGCACCCCCGGCGTGATCGTCGAACACGGGCCCACGGAGACCGTGTTCGGCTCCCCGGTCGACCCGCGCACCGCCGACTACGTCAACGGCCGCTTCGGCTGA